From the genome of Bordetella sp. H567, one region includes:
- a CDS encoding flavodoxin family protein: MRSFPVQVRKGQAPDKLSREQFRQRFMRRFHDPAFRPEQAAIDRLEAIAWDAYRDGRKAPITEKAGPGAADPGYDLSVEWKAAAHRLREAARVQADPGTPSRVLLIAGASRNDGSCPGEMSKTWRLTNIAKTELDGAGMETDILDLSRLTSEYERMIYPCKGCVSTAMPLCHWPCSCYPNHALGQVNDCMNDVYEQWVRAHAVILLAPTYWYQSPSPLKLMIDRLVCADGGNPDPSSTSGKDAAKAKALELAGWPYPKHLAGRVYGLVVHGDVAGIEGVRRALSDWLDWMGLIDAGAKARLDRYIGYYQPYATSHDELDGDSAVQEEVRNVARAVAAAVRQQREGRLVPPDEKLKNPRPK, encoded by the coding sequence ATGCGCTCTTTTCCCGTCCAGGTACGCAAGGGCCAAGCGCCCGACAAGCTGTCCCGGGAGCAATTCCGGCAGCGTTTCATGCGCCGCTTTCATGATCCGGCCTTCCGGCCCGAACAGGCAGCGATAGACCGCCTGGAGGCGATCGCATGGGATGCCTATCGCGACGGCCGCAAGGCACCCATCACGGAGAAAGCGGGCCCCGGCGCGGCCGATCCGGGCTACGACCTGTCGGTGGAATGGAAAGCCGCGGCGCATCGCCTGCGCGAAGCGGCGCGCGTACAGGCCGACCCAGGCACGCCGTCCCGGGTGCTGCTGATTGCCGGCGCATCGCGCAACGACGGCAGTTGTCCTGGCGAGATGTCCAAGACCTGGCGGTTGACGAACATCGCCAAGACCGAACTGGACGGCGCGGGCATGGAAACCGACATATTGGACCTGAGCCGCCTGACCTCGGAATACGAACGCATGATCTATCCCTGCAAGGGTTGCGTGTCGACCGCCATGCCGCTGTGCCACTGGCCCTGCAGCTGCTATCCCAACCACGCGCTGGGACAAGTCAACGATTGCATGAATGACGTCTATGAACAGTGGGTTCGCGCCCACGCGGTGATCCTGCTGGCCCCCACGTACTGGTATCAGTCGCCCAGCCCCTTGAAGCTGATGATCGACCGGCTGGTGTGCGCGGACGGCGGCAATCCCGATCCGTCCTCCACTTCCGGCAAGGACGCCGCCAAGGCCAAGGCCCTGGAGCTCGCGGGCTGGCCTTATCCCAAGCACCTGGCCGGACGCGTCTATGGCCTTGTCGTCCATGGCGACGTCGCAGGCATCGAGGGCGTGCGGCGCGCGTTGAGCGACTGGCTGGACTGGATGGGGCTGATCGATGCAGGCGCCAAGGCGCGGCTGGACCGTTATATCGGCTACTACCAACCCTATGCCACCAGCCACGATGAACTGGACGGGGACAGCGCCGTGCAGGAAGAAGTGCGAAACGTGGCGCGCGCCGTCGCCGCCGCGGTGCGGCAGCAACGCGAGGGGCGCCTGGTACCGCCGGACGAAAAATTGAAGAACCCACGTCCGAAATAG
- a CDS encoding extracellular catalytic domain type 1 short-chain-length polyhydroxyalkanoate depolymerase, with protein sequence MRSKLSTLFFSTARKVARLQRTAWRLGMPGLFDERAPQRARRPPAKSPATRKPAAADAAPEFDAADFAGVWKSRVYRTPAVPGAWPVRLSYFVYVPPKLRKGCPMLVMLHGCEQSAMDFAVGTRMHRLADREGLLLVYPQQSLRGQRHRCWHWYQPDAAHGYAEADAIAGIASAAALDYRADPTRVYIAGLSAGASMAALAALRHPHIFAALAMHSGAVLGSARSAADGLRTMRHGASLPPDAALAPLLGDRAGFPGMPAIILQGGRDAVVDRRNGVHLLAQLAWANGLDADAAGPQQEEGEGTVRHYRRTDVPAGRGTVVSLCEVPELGHAWSGGDGRVRFHARQGPDASRLIWRFLKTRRRVAQAETR encoded by the coding sequence ATGCGTAGCAAGTTGTCCACGCTGTTCTTTTCCACCGCGCGCAAGGTGGCACGCCTGCAACGGACGGCGTGGCGGCTGGGCATGCCCGGGCTGTTCGATGAAAGGGCGCCGCAGCGCGCGCGCCGCCCTCCCGCCAAGTCCCCCGCGACGCGCAAGCCCGCGGCTGCCGACGCGGCGCCGGAGTTCGATGCCGCCGATTTCGCCGGCGTCTGGAAGTCGCGCGTCTACCGCACCCCTGCCGTGCCGGGCGCCTGGCCGGTGCGCCTTTCCTACTTCGTCTATGTTCCCCCGAAGCTGCGCAAGGGGTGCCCCATGCTGGTCATGCTGCATGGCTGTGAACAGAGCGCCATGGATTTCGCCGTGGGCACGCGCATGCATCGCCTGGCCGATCGCGAAGGCCTGTTGCTGGTTTATCCGCAGCAGTCGCTGCGCGGCCAGCGGCATCGCTGCTGGCACTGGTACCAGCCCGATGCGGCACATGGCTATGCCGAGGCGGATGCGATCGCGGGCATCGCCAGCGCCGCGGCGCTGGACTATCGCGCCGATCCCACCCGCGTCTACATCGCGGGCCTGTCCGCGGGGGCCAGCATGGCCGCGTTGGCGGCGCTGCGCCATCCCCATATCTTCGCCGCCCTGGCGATGCATTCCGGCGCGGTGCTGGGCAGCGCGCGCAGCGCCGCCGACGGCCTGCGCACCATGCGGCACGGCGCCTCTCTGCCACCGGACGCGGCCCTGGCGCCGCTGCTGGGGGACCGCGCCGGCTTTCCGGGCATGCCGGCCATCATCCTGCAGGGCGGCCGCGATGCGGTCGTGGACCGGCGCAACGGCGTCCACCTTCTGGCGCAACTCGCGTGGGCCAACGGCCTGGACGCGGACGCCGCCGGTCCCCAGCAGGAAGAGGGCGAGGGCACGGTGCGCCACTATCGGCGCACCGACGTACCCGCGGGGCGCGGCACCGTGGTGAGCTTGTGCGAAGTGCCGGAGCTGGGACATGCCTGGAGCGGCGGCGATGGCCGGGTGCGCTTTCACGCCCGCCAGGGGCCGGATGCTTCGCGCTTGATATGGCGGTTCCTCAAGACGCGCCGTCGCGTGGCGCAAGCCGAGACCCGCTGA
- the tadA gene encoding tRNA adenosine(34) deaminase TadA: MPAAEQAAFDTAMMQLALDQARQAWRVGEVPVGAVVVDAQGQVLGAGYNRTIIDADPTAHAEIVALRAAARRLSNYRLPGLTLYVTLEPCVMCMGAMLHARLARVCYGASDPKTGACGSVLDVGAVAQLNHHTSFHGGVLAEPCGEVLRQFFRARRTKENPQ; this comes from the coding sequence ATGCCGGCCGCCGAACAGGCGGCGTTCGACACGGCCATGATGCAGCTGGCGCTGGACCAGGCCCGGCAAGCCTGGCGTGTGGGCGAGGTGCCGGTGGGCGCGGTGGTCGTGGACGCGCAGGGCCAGGTGCTGGGTGCCGGCTACAACCGCACGATCATCGATGCCGACCCCACGGCGCATGCCGAAATCGTCGCCTTGCGGGCGGCTGCCCGGCGCCTGTCCAACTATCGCCTGCCGGGCCTGACGCTCTACGTCACGCTGGAACCGTGCGTCATGTGCATGGGCGCGATGCTGCATGCCCGGCTGGCCCGCGTATGTTACGGCGCCAGCGACCCCAAGACCGGTGCCTGCGGCAGCGTGCTGGATGTCGGCGCCGTGGCGCAACTCAATCACCATACGTCGTTTCATGGCGGCGTCCTGGCGGAACCCTGCGGCGAGGTGCTGCGACAGTTCTTCCGGGCACGCCGCACCAAGGAAAATCCTCAATGA
- a CDS encoding IMPACT family protein — MAVTLAATHVYRETIKKSVFLAQAGPAADVDAAMAFIAGHSDPGATHNCWAYRIGAAYRFSDDGEPGGTAGRPMLQAIDGQDCDRVAVVVTRWYGGINLGTGGLARAYGGTAANCLRLAQRIEIIDTVSATCACSYAELQPLKSRLAQAGATITREAFGAGGVVLAVSVPRHALDGLNAWLVNFSRGQSALRLDDGPHGA; from the coding sequence GTGGCGGTTACGCTGGCCGCGACCCACGTCTACCGGGAAACCATCAAGAAAAGCGTTTTCCTGGCGCAGGCCGGACCGGCGGCGGACGTGGACGCGGCCATGGCCTTCATCGCGGGCCATTCGGATCCCGGCGCCACGCACAACTGCTGGGCTTACCGTATTGGCGCCGCATACCGGTTCAGCGACGACGGCGAACCGGGCGGCACCGCGGGCCGCCCCATGTTGCAGGCCATAGACGGGCAGGACTGCGACCGTGTCGCCGTGGTGGTGACGCGCTGGTATGGCGGGATCAACCTGGGGACCGGCGGCCTGGCGCGTGCCTACGGCGGTACGGCGGCGAACTGCCTGCGGCTGGCCCAGCGCATCGAAATCATCGATACCGTCAGTGCCACCTGCGCCTGTTCCTATGCTGAACTACAGCCCCTGAAGTCGCGGCTGGCACAGGCCGGCGCTACCATCACGCGCGAGGCCTTCGGCGCTGGCGGCGTCGTGCTCGCCGTGTCGGTGCCACGCCATGCGCTGGATGGGCTGAACGCCTGGCTGGTGAACTTCAGCCGCGGGCAGTCAGCGCTGCGCCTGGACGACGGCCCGCACGGCGCCTGA
- a CDS encoding cation:proton antiporter domain-containing protein, producing MPHSTPLITTIVGGLVLAFILASIAVRLKLPPLVGYLCAGIVCGPYTPGFTADSGLAHELAELGVILLMFGVGLHFSLRDLLSVKHIAVPGAIVQIAVATAMGLGLSSMMGWNMGAGLLFGLALSVASTVVLIKAMEDRNLVDTSEGRIAVGWLIVEDLAMVAALVLIPALSGALGGRAAESGGASLWAILGLTGVKVAAFVAVMLVIGRRIIPWLLERVVHTGNRELFRLAVLACALGIAYGATALFGVSFALGAFFAGMVMAESEFSQRAADESLPMRDAFSVLFFVSVGMLFDPLVLLRDPWGVLGTFLIILVGKSIAAYLIVRAFRHPQLTALTISASLAQIGEFSFILAGLGVTQEILPKAGQDLILAGAILSILVNPLLFNALDRYRVNLERGRLRPEEPDPGV from the coding sequence ATGCCTCATTCCACACCGCTTATTACGACGATCGTGGGCGGTCTGGTATTGGCGTTCATTCTTGCCTCCATCGCGGTTCGGCTGAAGCTGCCGCCGCTCGTCGGCTACCTATGCGCGGGAATCGTGTGCGGGCCTTATACGCCGGGCTTCACCGCCGACAGCGGCCTGGCCCATGAGCTGGCCGAACTCGGCGTCATCCTGTTGATGTTCGGCGTGGGCCTGCATTTCTCGCTGCGGGACCTGCTGTCGGTCAAGCACATCGCCGTGCCGGGGGCGATCGTCCAGATCGCCGTCGCCACCGCGATGGGACTGGGCCTGTCCTCCATGATGGGGTGGAACATGGGGGCGGGGCTGCTGTTCGGCCTGGCCTTGTCCGTGGCCAGTACCGTCGTCCTGATCAAGGCCATGGAGGACCGCAATCTGGTCGATACCAGCGAAGGCCGCATCGCCGTCGGGTGGCTGATCGTCGAAGACCTGGCCATGGTCGCCGCGCTGGTGCTGATCCCGGCGCTGTCGGGCGCGCTGGGCGGCCGCGCAGCCGAAAGCGGCGGTGCATCGCTGTGGGCCATCCTGGGCTTGACCGGCGTCAAGGTGGCCGCCTTCGTCGCCGTCATGCTGGTGATCGGACGGCGCATCATTCCGTGGCTGCTGGAGCGCGTCGTCCATACCGGTAACCGCGAACTGTTCCGGCTAGCGGTCCTGGCCTGCGCGCTGGGCATCGCCTACGGGGCCACCGCGCTGTTCGGCGTGTCGTTCGCGCTGGGCGCCTTCTTCGCCGGCATGGTGATGGCCGAATCGGAATTCAGCCAGCGCGCCGCTGACGAATCGCTGCCCATGCGGGATGCGTTTTCGGTGCTGTTCTTCGTGTCGGTGGGGATGCTGTTCGATCCGCTGGTGCTCCTGCGCGACCCGTGGGGCGTGCTGGGCACCTTCCTGATCATCCTGGTCGGCAAGTCGATCGCTGCCTATCTGATCGTCCGCGCCTTCCGCCATCCCCAGCTGACGGCCCTGACCATCTCCGCCAGCCTGGCGCAGATCGGCGAGTTCTCCTTCATCCTGGCGGGCCTTGGGGTTACGCAGGAAATCCTGCCCAAGGCAGGGCAGGACCTGATCCTCGCCGGGGCCATCCTGTCCATCCTGGTCAATCCGCTGTTGTTCAATGCGCTGGACCGCTACCGCGTCAATCTGGAGCGGGGCCGCCTACGGCCGGAAGAGCCGGATCCGGGCGTGTAG
- a CDS encoding HAD family hydrolase: MSDVIALIFDFDDTLAPDSTSGFLASIGVDTASFWKEQVDPLLFQQDWDPVPAYLYRMIQLSRDGSHGLVTRERLQDWGRRLPLHDGVTTVFQRLRDAVREAQPQVSLEFYLISSGIGDVVRATPIAREFTEIWASEFIYGQDGGIEFPRRLVSFTDKTRYLFHIQKGIVGREFRNKPFEVNRKVPEDRLRVPFDQMVFVGDGYTDIPCFSLIRGAGGIAFGVWDPRHRDKRSRAWGFIEEGRVSNLNHARYDENAELYQLLEEAVTSLAHRIALKSRVYRG, translated from the coding sequence ATGTCCGACGTCATTGCCCTGATCTTCGATTTCGACGATACGCTAGCGCCCGACAGCACGTCGGGCTTCCTGGCGAGCATCGGCGTGGACACGGCCAGCTTCTGGAAAGAACAGGTGGATCCGCTGCTGTTTCAGCAGGACTGGGATCCGGTGCCCGCTTACCTGTATCGCATGATCCAGCTCTCGCGCGACGGTTCGCATGGCCTGGTCACGCGCGAGCGCCTGCAGGACTGGGGCAGGCGGCTGCCTCTGCATGACGGCGTGACGACGGTATTCCAGCGGCTGCGCGACGCCGTGCGCGAGGCCCAGCCGCAGGTATCCCTGGAGTTCTACCTGATTTCCAGCGGCATCGGCGACGTCGTGCGCGCCACGCCCATCGCCCGCGAATTCACGGAAATATGGGCCTCGGAATTCATCTACGGCCAGGACGGCGGCATCGAGTTCCCGCGCCGGCTGGTCAGCTTCACCGACAAGACGCGCTATCTCTTTCATATCCAGAAGGGCATCGTGGGCAGGGAGTTCCGCAACAAGCCCTTCGAGGTCAATCGCAAGGTGCCCGAAGACCGCTTGCGCGTGCCTTTCGACCAGATGGTGTTCGTGGGCGACGGCTATACCGATATCCCGTGCTTTTCGCTGATCCGCGGCGCGGGCGGCATCGCCTTCGGCGTATGGGATCCGCGGCATCGCGACAAGCGCAGCCGCGCCTGGGGGTTCATCGAGGAAGGCCGCGTGTCCAACCTGAACCACGCCCGCTACGACGAAAACGCCGAGCTCTATCAATTGCTGGAAGAGGCGGTCACCAGCCTGGCCCATCGCATCGCCTTGAAGTCCCGGGTGTACCGTGGTTGA
- a CDS encoding enoyl-CoA hydratase-related protein → MLQTLEIEHKPQAALVWLSRSDVRNAMDAEMVRELTDAYASLADDSQVRAIVLAARGIAFCTGADEAWLRRSAQAGEASIRADGMACAAMLETIYRCPKPTIVRLHGACMGLGMGLAAACDIAIASSQATFALPETRLGLIPSIIAPYVLRAMSPRDATRWFLTGETFSAAEAWRIGFVHGLSEPDSLDMRIAALVDTFMLTAPDAVAATKTLVHDAPKRPGAHRDGNDIAGYGTLASRNDAGPDSDGSLGRNPPWMTGMLGA, encoded by the coding sequence ATGCTGCAGACGCTGGAAATCGAACACAAGCCCCAAGCCGCGCTGGTCTGGCTGTCCCGGTCCGATGTGCGCAACGCCATGGACGCGGAAATGGTGCGGGAATTAACCGACGCATATGCATCCCTGGCCGACGACAGCCAGGTCCGGGCGATCGTCCTGGCGGCGCGGGGCATCGCCTTTTGCACCGGCGCGGACGAAGCATGGCTGCGCCGCAGCGCGCAGGCCGGCGAGGCGTCGATCCGCGCCGACGGCATGGCCTGCGCGGCCATGCTGGAGACCATCTACCGCTGTCCCAAGCCCACTATCGTCCGCCTGCACGGTGCCTGCATGGGACTGGGCATGGGGCTGGCGGCGGCCTGCGATATCGCGATTGCATCGTCGCAGGCGACGTTCGCGCTGCCCGAAACGCGGCTGGGCCTGATTCCGTCCATCATCGCGCCGTACGTCCTGCGCGCGATGAGCCCCCGGGACGCCACGCGCTGGTTCCTGACCGGGGAGACCTTCAGCGCCGCCGAAGCCTGGCGCATCGGCTTCGTGCATGGCTTGTCCGAACCGGATTCACTGGACATGCGCATCGCCGCGCTGGTCGATACCTTCATGCTGACGGCTCCCGACGCGGTTGCCGCCACCAAGACGCTGGTCCATGACGCGCCAAAACGGCCGGGGGCGCATCGCGACGGTAATGACATCGCGGGCTACGGCACCCTGGCATCCAGAAACGATGCGGGCCCGGATAGCGACGGCAGCCTGGGGCGCAATCCGCCCTGGATGACGGGCATGCTGGGGGCCTGA
- a CDS encoding MFS transporter — translation MPPRTATRIPQPRASAVTLQVVSIVFFTFLCYLVIGLPMAVLPGYVHGQLGYDSVLAGLVISVQYLATLLSRSHAGRMADTVGPKQTVMIGLAACAASGVFLLLANALSSAPALSLAALMVGRLVLGFGESWVGTGCITWGIGRVGATHTAKVISWNGISTYGALAIGAPLGVQLQAHWGFGAVGGAVLVAGLLGLALAAPRARVAVVGGARMAFSQVVARVLPHGMALGLASVGFGSIAAFVTLYYAFHHWDGAAVSLSVFGCFFIGARLLLGGTIARFGGFRVALLSVSVEILGLLLLWLAASPGMALAGAALAGFGFSLVFPSLGVEAVNRVPAGNRGAALGAYSAFLDLSLGITGPVAGLIVTGFGYPAIFLFAALSAAIAMAIALGLQRDARRGAMAPRPDAGETGRDSGAAVSGDAIGSRLPPVHAAAAVPAGGD, via the coding sequence ATGCCGCCCCGCACCGCTACGCGTATCCCGCAGCCTCGCGCTTCCGCCGTGACGCTGCAAGTCGTTTCCATCGTTTTTTTCACCTTCCTGTGCTACCTGGTCATCGGCTTGCCGATGGCCGTGCTGCCCGGCTACGTTCATGGCCAGCTGGGCTATGACTCGGTACTGGCCGGGCTGGTCATCAGCGTCCAGTACCTGGCCACGCTGCTCAGCCGGTCCCACGCCGGCCGCATGGCCGATACGGTCGGGCCCAAGCAGACCGTCATGATCGGCCTGGCCGCCTGCGCGGCCAGCGGCGTGTTCCTGTTGCTGGCGAACGCCTTGTCGAGCGCGCCGGCCCTGAGCCTGGCAGCCCTGATGGTGGGACGGCTGGTGCTGGGCTTCGGCGAAAGCTGGGTAGGCACGGGCTGCATCACCTGGGGCATCGGCCGCGTCGGTGCCACGCACACGGCCAAGGTCATCTCCTGGAACGGCATCAGCACCTACGGCGCGCTGGCGATCGGCGCGCCGCTGGGCGTGCAGCTGCAGGCGCATTGGGGGTTCGGCGCGGTAGGCGGTGCGGTGCTGGTGGCCGGGCTGCTGGGGCTGGCGCTGGCGGCGCCGCGGGCGCGGGTAGCCGTGGTAGGCGGCGCGCGCATGGCGTTTTCGCAGGTGGTGGCGCGCGTGCTGCCGCACGGCATGGCCCTGGGCCTGGCATCGGTGGGCTTCGGTTCCATCGCCGCCTTCGTCACGCTGTACTACGCGTTTCACCATTGGGACGGGGCCGCCGTCTCGCTCAGCGTATTCGGCTGCTTCTTCATCGGTGCGCGCCTGCTGCTGGGCGGCACCATCGCCCGCTTCGGCGGCTTCCGGGTGGCGCTCCTGTCCGTCAGCGTGGAGATCCTGGGCCTGTTGCTGCTGTGGCTGGCGGCGTCGCCCGGGATGGCGCTGGCGGGCGCGGCCCTGGCCGGCTTCGGCTTTTCGCTGGTGTTCCCTTCGCTGGGCGTCGAAGCCGTGAACCGGGTGCCGGCGGGCAACCGTGGCGCGGCCCTGGGGGCCTATTCGGCCTTCCTGGACCTGTCGCTGGGCATTACCGGCCCGGTGGCCGGCTTGATCGTGACGGGTTTCGGCTATCCGGCGATCTTCCTGTTCGCCGCGCTGTCGGCGGCGATCGCCATGGCCATCGCGCTGGGCCTGCAGCGCGATGCCCGCCGTGGCGCCATGGCGCCGCGGCCGGACGCCGGGGAGACGGGACGGGACAGCGGCGCGGCCGTGTCCGGCGATGCCATCGGCTCGCGGCTCCCGCCGGTCCATGCGGCCGCGGCCGTCCCCGCGGGCGGCGACTGA
- the mdtD gene encoding multidrug transporter subunit MdtD has product MKESSSHRGMLWVVAAGFFMQSLDATIVNTALPAMADSLHELPLAMRPVIVAYSLSMAMLTPASGWLADRFGTRRVYFTSILIFVLGSLFCAMAANLPQLVIARVVQGVGGSMLLPIGRLSVLRSVRGEAYIAALALISIAGQVGPMIGPMTGGWLVQVFSWHWIFLINIPIGIVGLIAVRRYLPPEPVASTPSFDFIGFTLLSTCMVAFSLGMEGTDGSGRAVYTAGLMALSVLTVTAYIAHARRRPRPLFRLGLFRDETFSTGLVGNLVSRIGSSGVAFLLPLLLQLQLGYEPLYAGMMIFPTALAALITKRWVAPLVRRHGYETFLSVNTVVVGVSIMSFALIAPGWPLALQIAQLAIFGGANSMQFAAMNSVTLKGLSVEDAASGNSLFSMVQMLALSLGVSLSGGLVGLFSQGAHADAWGFRWTFICVGGVTLLSTLIFRRLDVDTVRGRA; this is encoded by the coding sequence ATGAAGGAAAGTTCGTCACACCGGGGCATGTTGTGGGTGGTCGCCGCGGGGTTCTTCATGCAATCGCTGGATGCCACGATCGTCAATACCGCCTTGCCGGCCATGGCGGACAGCCTGCATGAACTGCCGCTGGCGATGCGGCCGGTGATCGTGGCGTATTCGCTGTCGATGGCGATGCTGACGCCGGCATCCGGCTGGCTGGCCGACCGCTTCGGCACCCGCCGCGTCTACTTCACGTCCATCCTGATCTTCGTGCTGGGTTCGCTGTTCTGCGCCATGGCCGCGAACCTGCCGCAGTTGGTAATCGCCCGCGTCGTACAGGGCGTGGGCGGATCGATGCTGCTACCCATAGGGCGCCTGTCCGTTCTGCGCAGCGTGCGGGGCGAGGCCTACATCGCGGCGCTCGCGCTGATTTCCATCGCGGGACAAGTCGGCCCCATGATCGGCCCCATGACGGGCGGCTGGCTGGTGCAGGTGTTCAGCTGGCATTGGATCTTCCTGATCAACATCCCCATCGGCATCGTCGGCCTGATCGCCGTGCGCCGATACCTGCCACCCGAACCCGTTGCCTCGACGCCGTCCTTCGATTTCATCGGCTTCACGCTGCTGTCGACATGCATGGTGGCGTTCTCCCTGGGCATGGAGGGCACGGACGGTTCCGGCCGCGCGGTGTACACCGCCGGCCTCATGGCGCTGAGCGTGCTCACGGTGACGGCCTATATCGCCCATGCGCGGCGGCGGCCGCGTCCGCTGTTCAGGCTGGGACTGTTTCGCGACGAGACCTTCAGCACCGGGCTGGTGGGCAACCTGGTGTCGCGCATCGGCAGCAGCGGCGTCGCCTTCCTGCTGCCCTTGCTGCTGCAATTGCAGCTGGGCTACGAACCCCTTTACGCGGGAATGATGATTTTCCCCACCGCGCTGGCGGCGCTGATCACCAAGCGCTGGGTGGCCCCGCTGGTACGGCGCCATGGCTATGAAACCTTTCTCTCGGTGAATACCGTGGTGGTGGGCGTGTCCATCATGTCGTTCGCCCTGATCGCGCCCGGATGGCCGCTGGCGCTGCAGATCGCGCAATTGGCGATTTTCGGCGGGGCGAATTCCATGCAGTTCGCGGCAATGAACAGCGTCACGCTCAAGGGCCTGAGCGTGGAGGACGCCGCCAGCGGCAACAGCCTGTTCTCCATGGTGCAGATGCTGGCGCTGAGCCTGGGCGTGAGCCTGAGCGGCGGCCTGGTGGGCTTGTTCTCCCAGGGCGCCCACGCGGACGCCTGGGGATTCCGCTGGACCTTCATCTGCGTGGGCGGCGTCACGCTGCTGTCGACCCTGATTTTCAGGCGCCTGGACGTCGACACGGTGCGCGGCCGTGCGTGA
- a CDS encoding ABC-F family ATPase, with product MISTANLTIQFGPKPLFENVSVKFGDGNRYGLIGANGSGKSTFMKIIGGDLEPSAGSVSLEPGVRLGKLRQDQFAFEDQRVLDVVMMGHTDMWAAMSERDAIYANADASEEDYMRAADLEAKFAEYDGYTAEARAGELLLGLGIAVEQHNQPMREIAPGWKLRVLLAQALFSNPDVLLLDEPTNNLDINTIRWLEDVLNGYQSTMIIISHDRHFLNQVCTHMADLDYREIRIYPGNYDDYMLASTQARERLSATNAKAKERIAELQDFVRRFSANKSKARQATSRMKQIDRIKADQVEVKPSSRQNPYIRFEQNKVMHRLAVTVDNISKSYDAPVIRGYSAMVDAGEKIAIVGANGAGKTTLLRMLAGDLAPDSGSIKWSENADAGYMAQDVSDQFQQTDINLFDWMAEYRQPGDDDQSVRSALGRLLFSADDLPKAPKVLSGGEKNRMTFGRLMLGRHNVLLLDEPTNHLDMESIESLQFALEKYEGTLFFVSHDREFVSGLATRIIEILPGGEIVDYRGGYEDYLASRGVEV from the coding sequence GTGATATCCACCGCCAATCTCACCATCCAGTTCGGCCCCAAGCCGCTTTTCGAGAACGTCAGCGTCAAGTTCGGGGACGGCAACCGGTATGGACTGATCGGGGCCAACGGATCCGGCAAGTCCACCTTCATGAAGATCATCGGCGGCGACCTCGAGCCCTCCGCGGGCAGCGTGTCGCTGGAACCGGGCGTGCGGCTGGGCAAGCTGCGCCAGGACCAGTTCGCCTTCGAGGACCAGCGCGTGCTGGACGTCGTCATGATGGGCCACACCGACATGTGGGCCGCGATGTCCGAACGCGACGCCATCTACGCGAACGCCGATGCCTCCGAAGAGGACTACATGCGCGCGGCCGACCTGGAAGCCAAGTTCGCCGAGTACGACGGCTATACGGCCGAGGCGCGCGCGGGCGAACTGCTGCTGGGATTGGGCATCGCGGTCGAACAGCACAACCAGCCCATGCGCGAGATCGCGCCCGGCTGGAAGCTGCGCGTGCTGCTGGCGCAGGCGCTGTTCTCCAATCCGGACGTGCTGCTGCTGGACGAGCCGACCAACAACCTGGACATCAATACGATCCGCTGGCTGGAAGACGTGTTGAACGGCTACCAGAGCACGATGATCATCATCAGCCACGACCGTCACTTCCTGAACCAGGTCTGCACGCACATGGCCGACCTGGACTATCGCGAGATCCGCATCTATCCGGGCAACTACGACGACTACATGCTGGCGTCGACCCAGGCCCGCGAACGCCTGTCGGCCACCAACGCCAAGGCCAAGGAGCGCATCGCGGAATTGCAGGACTTCGTGCGCCGCTTCTCCGCCAACAAATCCAAGGCGCGCCAGGCCACCTCGCGCATGAAGCAGATCGACCGCATCAAGGCGGACCAGGTCGAGGTCAAGCCCTCTTCGCGCCAGAACCCGTACATACGCTTCGAGCAGAACAAGGTCATGCACCGCCTGGCGGTGACCGTGGACAACATATCCAAGTCCTATGACGCGCCGGTCATCCGCGGCTATTCCGCGATGGTCGACGCGGGCGAAAAGATCGCCATCGTCGGGGCGAACGGCGCCGGCAAGACGACGCTGCTGCGCATGCTGGCGGGCGACCTGGCACCGGATTCCGGTTCGATCAAGTGGTCGGAGAACGCCGATGCCGGCTACATGGCGCAGGACGTGTCCGATCAATTCCAGCAGACTGACATCAACCTGTTCGATTGGATGGCCGAGTACCGCCAGCCGGGCGACGACGACCAGTCGGTGCGCTCGGCGCTGGGCCGGTTGCTGTTCTCGGCGGACGATCTGCCGAAGGCGCCGAAGGTGCTCTCGGGCGGAGAAAAGAACCGCATGACCTTCGGCCGCCTGATGCTGGGCCGGCACAATGTGCTGCTGCTGGACGAACCGACGAATCACCTGGATATGGAATCCATCGAATCGCTGCAGTTCGCCCTCGAAAAGTACGAGGGCACGCTGTTCTTCGTTTCCCACGACCGGGAATTCGTGTCGGGCCTGGCCACGCGCATCATCGAAATCCTGCCTGGCGGCGAAATCGTCGATTATCGCGGCGGCTACGAGGACTACCTGGCGTCGCGCGGCGTCGAAGTCTGA